Proteins encoded by one window of Streptosporangiales bacterium:
- a CDS encoding UTRA domain-containing protein produces MSELTVTVDRSSPVPLYYQVAQQFERAIRSGMLQPGTRLDNEIELAGRLGLSRPTIRQAIGYLVDQGLIVRKRGVGTQVVHSQVRRPLELTSLYDDLAGAEAAPTTTVRALGEQDADEEVAAALEVPVGTPVVHVQRIRFAAGEPLALMTNFLPVGLLELSEASLQQSGLYQLFRDHGIHLHLAKQRVGARTATAGEARDLDERRGAALLTMSRVAYDTTGRPVEYGTHLYRSSRYSFELTLVER; encoded by the coding sequence TTGAGCGAGCTGACCGTCACGGTCGACAGGTCCAGCCCTGTCCCGCTCTACTATCAGGTGGCGCAGCAGTTCGAGCGCGCCATCCGGTCGGGCATGCTCCAACCGGGCACCCGGCTGGACAACGAGATCGAGCTGGCCGGCCGGCTCGGCCTGTCGCGCCCGACGATCAGGCAGGCCATCGGCTACCTCGTCGACCAGGGTCTGATCGTACGCAAGCGCGGCGTGGGCACCCAGGTGGTGCACAGCCAGGTCCGCCGGCCGCTGGAGCTGACCAGCCTCTACGACGACCTGGCCGGCGCAGAGGCGGCACCCACCACTACCGTGCGTGCGCTCGGTGAGCAGGACGCCGACGAGGAGGTCGCCGCGGCGCTCGAGGTGCCGGTCGGCACGCCGGTGGTCCACGTGCAGCGGATCCGGTTCGCCGCCGGCGAGCCGCTGGCCCTGATGACCAACTTCCTCCCCGTCGGCCTGCTCGAGCTCTCCGAGGCGAGCCTGCAGCAGTCCGGGCTCTACCAGCTGTTCCGCGACCACGGCATCCACCTGCACCTGGCGAAGCAGCGCGTCGGCGCCCGCACCGCCACCGCAGGCGAGGCCCGTGACCTGGACGAGCGCCGCGGCGCCGCGCTGCTCACCATGAGCCGGGTGGCGTACGACACCACAGGCAGGCCGGTGGAGTACGGCACACACCTCTACCGCTCCTCGCGCTACTCGTTCGAGCTGACGCTGGTGGAACGCTGA
- a CDS encoding helix-turn-helix domain-containing protein produces MPHVAIPVHPALRPFVASIGYYEGTFGHTRERVLPTGSQQLMVNLTDDVMGTWRPDGPRQIGGAGLVGTATGPVDVDPGHQRQTLFVAFRPGGGRPFVPFPAAESTDELVELQQVWGRAGGVLRERLLAQPTPEAKLEVLAAHLLAHAQRPLQPDPSVGYACAALDRGMAVHEVVDRLGVTPKRLIRTFHEHVGVGPKQFARIRRLQRVLRAVPHDRPVDWAALAVRQGYADQSHLIHEFRDLTGITPGRYRARSPGERNHVVLGRELTRG; encoded by the coding sequence ATGCCGCACGTAGCCATCCCCGTACACCCGGCCCTGCGGCCGTTCGTCGCGTCGATCGGCTACTACGAGGGCACCTTCGGCCACACCAGGGAACGGGTGCTCCCGACCGGCAGCCAGCAGCTGATGGTCAACCTGACCGACGACGTGATGGGCACGTGGCGACCAGACGGGCCCAGGCAGATCGGCGGGGCCGGCCTGGTCGGCACCGCGACCGGGCCGGTCGATGTCGACCCAGGCCACCAGCGGCAGACGCTCTTCGTCGCGTTCCGGCCCGGCGGCGGGCGTCCGTTCGTTCCGTTCCCCGCGGCCGAGTCCACCGACGAGCTGGTCGAGCTGCAGCAGGTGTGGGGACGGGCCGGCGGCGTGCTCAGGGAGCGGCTGCTCGCGCAGCCCACCCCAGAGGCGAAGCTTGAGGTGCTCGCCGCGCACCTGCTCGCCCACGCGCAGCGGCCGTTGCAGCCGGACCCTTCGGTCGGGTACGCGTGCGCGGCGCTCGACCGTGGCATGGCCGTGCATGAGGTCGTCGACCGGCTCGGGGTCACCCCGAAGCGGCTGATCCGCACCTTCCACGAGCACGTCGGGGTGGGGCCGAAGCAGTTCGCCAGGATCCGCAGGCTGCAGCGCGTGCTGCGCGCCGTACCGCACGACCGTCCCGTCGACTGGGCGGCGCTCGCCGTACGGCAAGGCTACGCCGACCAGTCCCACCTGATCCACGAGTTCCGCGACCTCACCGGCATCACGCCCGGCAGGTACCGGGCACGGTCGCCCGGGGAGCGCAACCACGTCGTGCTCGGCCGAGAGCTGACCCGCGGGTAA
- a CDS encoding VOC family protein: protein MTTTLQPRLIVSDAAKALAFYADALGAEVHSKHTDDDGLIVNADLTVAGAPFTVKDETPGTTDLSPTSFGGTPVLLRLTVPDVDALGARMERAGATVVFPISDHPYGRMGRFTDPYGHIWMLSQSD from the coding sequence ATGACAACGACCTTGCAACCACGACTGATCGTCTCCGACGCCGCCAAGGCCCTCGCGTTCTACGCCGACGCGCTCGGCGCGGAGGTACACAGCAAGCACACCGACGACGACGGCCTGATCGTGAACGCCGACCTCACGGTAGCCGGTGCACCGTTCACGGTGAAGGACGAGACCCCTGGGACCACGGACCTCAGCCCCACGTCGTTCGGCGGCACACCGGTACTCCTCCGCCTCACGGTGCCCGACGTGGACGCCCTAGGCGCCCGGATGGAACGAGCCGGGGCCACCGTCGTCTTCCCCATCAGCGACCACCCCTACGGCCGGATGGGCCGCTTCACCGACCCGTACGGCCACATCTGGATGCTCTCGCAGTCCGACTGA
- a CDS encoding ROK family glucokinase: MRDTADRKRRGVMASRLLTIGIDIGGTKVAGGVVDADGRILARQRRDTPGKNPHDTEDTIADVVTALSADHDVAGVGIGAAGFVDANRSAVLFAPHLAWRHEPLRAGVERRLSLPVVVENDANASAWAEWRFGAAVGETHLLCVNLGTGIGGAVITNGVVQRGRFGIAGEFGHMTMVPGGHRCECGNRGCWEQYASGNALLREARELAAAGSPVAQSLLERAEGDVRAITGPVVTEAAKDGDPTAVELFDEIGRWLGSGLANLAAAFDPSCFVIGGGVSEAGELLLGPARETFRRSLTGRGFRPEPRIVEAQLGNDAGLIGAADLARESRSIIRRARRRMASKRLATRPAPSA; encoded by the coding sequence ATGCGTGACACCGCGGACCGCAAGCGCCGGGGGGTCATGGCGAGCCGGTTGCTGACCATCGGCATCGACATCGGCGGCACGAAGGTCGCCGGCGGCGTCGTGGACGCCGATGGTCGCATCCTGGCCAGGCAACGCCGTGACACCCCGGGCAAGAACCCGCACGACACCGAGGACACCATCGCCGACGTCGTGACCGCGCTGTCCGCGGACCACGACGTCGCGGGGGTGGGCATCGGTGCGGCCGGGTTCGTCGACGCGAACCGTTCCGCGGTGCTGTTCGCCCCGCACCTCGCGTGGCGGCACGAGCCGCTGCGGGCGGGGGTCGAACGGCGGCTGAGCCTGCCGGTGGTCGTGGAGAACGACGCGAACGCGTCCGCGTGGGCGGAGTGGCGGTTCGGCGCCGCGGTCGGGGAGACGCACCTGCTGTGCGTCAACCTCGGCACGGGCATCGGCGGCGCGGTGATCACCAACGGCGTCGTACAGCGTGGCCGGTTCGGCATCGCCGGTGAGTTCGGCCACATGACCATGGTGCCCGGCGGGCACCGTTGCGAGTGCGGCAACCGCGGGTGCTGGGAGCAGTACGCCAGCGGCAACGCGCTGCTGCGGGAGGCCAGGGAGCTCGCGGCGGCCGGCTCGCCGGTGGCGCAGAGCCTGCTCGAGCGCGCCGAAGGCGACGTACGGGCGATCACAGGCCCGGTGGTGACCGAGGCGGCGAAGGACGGCGACCCGACCGCCGTCGAGCTGTTCGACGAGATCGGCCGGTGGCTCGGCTCGGGCCTGGCGAACCTCGCCGCCGCGTTCGACCCGAGCTGCTTCGTCATCGGCGGCGGCGTCTCCGAGGCCGGCGAGCTGCTGCTCGGCCCGGCCAGGGAGACGTTCCGCCGCTCGCTGACCGGCCGGGGCTTCCGCCCCGAGCCGCGCATCGTAGAGGCACAGCTCGGCAACGACGCCGGCCTGATCGGCGCCGCCGACCTGGCCAGGGAGTCGCGCAGCATCATCAGGCGCGCCCGCCGCCGGATGGCCAGCAAGCGCCTGGCCACGCGCCCGGCCCCGTCCGCGTAG
- a CDS encoding dehydrogenase, with protein sequence MKLGLAGAGRIGSMHAATLAALPGVDALVIADADTARAQQLADRLGSTVHATPRVDDLFERGMDGLVVAAATDVHAELVLRAVDAQIPVFCEKPVAVDVAGTREVVDVVERAGALVQVGFQRRFDPGHVAARAAVRAGDLGFVHTIRSTTLDPAPPQPEYVAASGGLFRDCGVHDFDAIRWVTGREIVEVYASGANRGASYFRDYGDVDTGAAMITLDDDTIALFSGTRYNAAGYDVRMELLGERGSVVVGLDDTVPLRSAESGVGWPAGPASPHFAVRFERAYLAEVTAFTELLTRGVGDGVPDGVCTPREALEAFYVAEACELSKAERRPVQVAEVRR encoded by the coding sequence ATGAAGCTGGGCCTGGCCGGGGCCGGACGGATCGGCTCGATGCACGCGGCGACCCTCGCCGCGCTGCCCGGCGTCGACGCGTTGGTGATCGCCGACGCCGACACAGCCCGTGCACAGCAGCTGGCCGACCGACTCGGCTCGACCGTGCACGCCACGCCGCGGGTCGACGACCTATTCGAGCGTGGCATGGACGGGCTCGTCGTCGCGGCGGCGACCGACGTCCACGCCGAGCTGGTGTTGCGCGCTGTGGACGCGCAGATTCCCGTCTTCTGTGAGAAACCGGTGGCGGTGGACGTCGCCGGCACCCGCGAGGTGGTGGACGTCGTCGAGCGTGCGGGCGCGCTCGTGCAGGTCGGGTTCCAGCGGCGGTTCGACCCCGGGCACGTGGCGGCGCGTGCGGCCGTACGTGCCGGCGATCTCGGGTTCGTACACACGATCCGGTCGACCACGCTCGACCCGGCGCCGCCGCAGCCGGAGTACGTCGCCGCGTCCGGCGGGCTGTTCCGCGACTGCGGCGTACACGACTTCGACGCGATCCGCTGGGTCACTGGCAGGGAGATCGTCGAGGTGTACGCAAGCGGCGCGAACCGCGGCGCCAGCTACTTCCGTGACTACGGCGACGTGGACACGGGTGCGGCGATGATCACCCTGGACGACGACACGATCGCGCTGTTCTCCGGCACCCGGTACAACGCGGCCGGCTACGACGTGCGGATGGAGCTGCTCGGGGAGCGGGGGAGCGTCGTGGTCGGCCTCGACGACACGGTGCCGCTGCGCTCGGCGGAGTCCGGTGTCGGATGGCCGGCGGGGCCGGCTTCCCCGCACTTCGCCGTCCGCTTCGAGCGCGCGTACCTGGCCGAGGTCACCGCGTTCACCGAGCTGTTGACCCGGGGCGTCGGCGACGGCGTGCCGGACGGGGTCTGCACACCGCGCGAGGCGCTCGAGGCGTTCTACGTGGCCGAGGCGTGCGAGTTGTCCAAGGCGGAGAGGCGTCCCGTGCAGGTGGCGGAGGTGCGGCGATGA